TCAGCATGCTCTGGTCCAACGGCTTCACGACCGTGGTGATCGGCCCGACTTGGCCGAAGGAACTTCCGGCCACGTCCGCCGCCCCCATGGTCACCGGAAGATCTCCCGCGACGATCGTATTGCAGCCGGTGTATTCATAATACTGTTTGCCGTCGGCGGCCCGGGTCAAGAGGTTCGGTCCCGATGTGCAGGTGCTCGCAAGGTGATCCAGATAGTGCATGTACGAATGCGCCGTGTCGGATGTCGGATTCTGAAGTTTCAGGATCCCATCGGAAGAGCCCGTGGCCGAGTACCGGATGATGGTCGGCACGCCGGCCCGCGATCCGGTCCAGACATGGAGTTTGCCGGATGTGATGACCGGGCTTGCAATGTCACCGTTTACGTAATGAATCGGAAGATTTGGGGCCTGGTCCAGCAGGTTTAATGGAACCTGCGTCATGAACGGTGTGGCCGCGGAAGATCCGCCGGCATTTAACGCAACGCACGAGGTGGGTTGCGGTCCTGTACATTGCTCGACCTGGGCCGACGCCGGCGAGGCGTTCATCCAAAGAAGGCCGGCGAGCAAGCCGCCTACAACGGCCAGTTTGTTCAATTTCATCGGTTTCATCTGCATTTCTCCTTTTTAGTTTATTGAACCCTTTTTGATGGCTCGTTATGTTTTAATGGTTGAACGTTTTAGACGGACATCAGATTGCGACGGGCCACACCCACCAGCCCGACCAAACCCGTGCCGAACAACACCATGGCGGCCGGGATCGGCACCGGAGCAATCGCATTCCCGGAGATCGTAAGCAAGCCGCCCGCCGTCAACGTCGCATGTCCCAGCTGGGCGATGGCATCGGAAGAATAATCCGCCGAAATAATGCCCAAAGTGCCCCCGAGCCCCGTCTGCATGGAGACCGGGAAACTGCCGGCCAGCGTGCCGCTCGTACCGAAATTGCTTGTGAACGAATTGGGGTCCGAAGCGGGAAGAAGCTTCGAGGAAAGTCCGTCTCCTGAACTGAGCGCGGCCCAAACGGCGTCCGTGTTCCAGGCGTTCTGCGGAGCCACTTGCGACAACTGGGCCGCCGTGTAGGCGCTGGCGTCCTGGCTCGACCCGGCCACAAGATAGGTCGGATCACCCGTGCTCGGATTATAGTAAAAACCGATCAAGGCCCAAGCCGGAGAATTCGTCCCTTGTATCGCGGACATGGTGGAAGAATCGATGGTAAAGTTCGTCGACGCTCCCGGTGTGAGCAACGGAGTGGCCGCGCCGATATTGTCGATGAACTCGGTGTTATTGCCGAAGACGGCCAAGACCAGGTCGCCGTTATTGATATCAACGGCGAGGGCTTTTCCGTTAAAGCCCGCAACGAACATGACAGCCAAGGTAAAAATCCCGAGGACTGTTTGTTTCAACTTCGTTTTGTAATTCATTGTCTTCTCCTTATAATAAGGATTACGGTTACGTACCCGGCTCGTCCGAAGACGCCCCCCGGTCGCCTTCCCTTCCGAGCCGCTTCTTCCTCCGGCTGAGCTTCCTTGCTCAACCGGGGCGATTATCTCATCGCAGGCATTAAAAACCGATCAAGATGAAATAAAATGAAGTAAAGTTTTTATGATTTAATGTTTCCTCCTTTCCGTTTGATTCATGGTTGAGGGTTGCGCAATCGGCACGGTCCGGCGCGGCCGACTTTACTGAAACCTTCCGCCGCTTGATAAGGCGTCCCCCCGGCCGCCCTCCCTTCCGAGCCGCTTCTTCCTACGGCTGAGCTTCCTTGCTCAACCTGGGCGATTATCTCACCGCACGCATTAAGAACGGATCAAGATGAAATAAAATGAAGTAAAACTGTTCCCCGTTTTCTTTGATCAAATATCAGATGAAGCCCGTCTCTCCATCGACCCCAATCCGCATCGCGGGGGAACGACTCGGACCCGGCGTCGAAGGAGAGACCGGATGACACGCTTCGCGCGGAAGCGAACAAAGTCTATGACGAACAAATTAAAGCCCGGTCAAGATCCGGTTAAATCGGATTCAATTTCCCGGAGGGCCGTAGATGGGAGGAGGACGGAGGATACGGGAGCTTTCAAAAAAGGTCGACGTCGATCGTTCTCAAATATTACTCTTTTGTAACACGCTCTTGAGATCAAGGTAACAAGACCCTTCTATGCTGTCGGACAAATTACAGGCGATATTCAATTCAGAACCGGACACCCCATGCCGAAAAAAGTTCTGATCATCGAAGACGATCCGGACACTTCCAGCCTCGTCGCACATTACCTGAAGCAGGAAGGATACTCTGTCGGCACGGCTTCCGATGGAGTGATGGGGCTTAAACAGGTCCGGAAAAACTCTCCGGATCTGTTGATTCTGGACATCATCCTTCCTCACATGGACGGTTTCGAGGTTTGCAAAAAACTGCGCCAAGACGCGGCCACATCGCGATTGCCCATTTTGATGCTCACCGCCCTGGGCGAGGAATCGGACAAGGTCGTCGGGCTGGAATTGGGAACGGACGACTATGTCACCAAACCCTTCAGCCCCAAAGAACTCGTGGCCCGCGTCAAGGGACTCTTGCGGCGCTACGAGCACAGGGAGATCGGGACCTTGTCGTCCTTCCACAAATACGGGCCCCTCATCTTGGACGAGGCGCGCCAATCGGTCAAGGTAAACGGCCAAGGGGTTCGTCTCACGGCCAAGGAGTTCGCTCTCTTGGCGCAGCTTTTAAAAAGAAAGGGAAGGGTGCTGACTCGTCAAATGCTTCTCGAAACGGTCTGGGGGTATGAATCTCAAGTGACCACCCGAACCATCGAGGTCCATATCTACGGACTCCGACAAAAGATCCCATTCCTGACCAAAGCCATTCAGACCGTCGTGTCTTCCGGATACAAGCTCTTGGATGAAGGAAATCAGGGAACGGTCTGACGCCGAGGACTTCTCCGGGAGCTTCCTGTGAAGCCCGCTCCGGACCGCTCTCATACAGCCTGTGAGAATGAGTACAATCAGGAGGCGGGTCAATGAAGTGCGGCAAAGCGCGTCTTGGGCTGGTGACGAGCATTCTTATTATCGGCGGGACCGCCGTCGTCTTGAATAGCTGCGGCCACGAAGGGGACGGATCGAGTAGCCGCGGCGGTACGAGTACAACCCCGATCGCCGATGCGGCCGAAGGCAGCGCGGCGGCCGGCTCGGCACAGGCTGCGGCTTCGGTTGGAACAGGAATTTCAGACCTGGCCGACTCACTCGGCCACTTGGGCGGGAGTTCGCTAGGCCTAGATCTTCCTTCAAAACCGATCAACCCGCTGACCGCGCCGGACTCCAGCCTGGCCAAAATGGCGACCAAGGCCCGAAAGGCGGCCGCCTCGAAAGTTATCTCCATCGCAGCGACCCGTCTAAAGGCGGCCGCGACGGGTTTCAAATCGGCGCTGACGGCGGTTTCTCCCGGCGGCGCCTGCGGCGACGGCGGAAGCTGGACGGCCTCCGGCACGGCGGACATAAGCGGAACGTTTGACGTCGTCGTGACCTTGGCCGGCTGCCGCGAAGACGGCGATCAGATGGACGGCGAGATGCATATAACCGGGAACGCCTCTTCGACCGGCGTCAACGTAAACGCCGCCCTGGGTGACGATTCCAGTTTACCGACAACCGATCTCGTCATCCTGACCTTTAATGACGCAACTTATTCCAGCCTGGTAGGACGTTTCAAAACCGCCATGGATCTACAAGACACCTCTCTTTGCGGGGTCGGCTCTTTTACAGACGGCGCCTGCACCGCGGGCTCTTATTCCCTCGCGGCGAGCGGGACGGCCTCTTATGACGACTATACCCTGACGCCGGTCCAGACGATCAATCTGTCATTGAGCCGTTTTACCGATAGCGGTTCCTTCTCGATGAACACCGGCTCCACCGCGGAGACGGACACCTACGACGACACCCTGGGAGGGAGGATCGATGAGTCCTGGACCGATCCTACGGACCGTTCGCCTCACGGCGTGACGGTCGGTTTTTCCAACTTCAACGTCCACGTCGAGGACGACATCGCCCCGTCGGCGCCGCTCGTGTCCCGGAGCTCGGTTAACTCGTTTGATCGTTTCACCTCTTTCTCCGGAACGGTCTCGATCGATTTTACGCCGGATTCGGATTGTCCCTTTGAAGGGACTTTCAGTCTCGTCACGGACTCGCCGTTGCATCGAACGAGCCCCGACCGTTGCCCGATAGGCGGCCATCTGACCATAAACGGCCGTACGACGCTTACGTATAACAGCGACGGCAGCGTGGATGTGGCAACGGGAGCCGACACGATGCATTATGATTCCTGCCGCGAAATGGACGCCGTCTGCCCATTCGAGGACTTTCAAGCCTCCGGAGGCCGGCTGTCCGGGAGCTACGGGACACCGGTCAGCGGGAACGGTTTTCTGGTCACGTTGAGTTGGAACGACTTCGACCTCAACGGGTCACCCGGACCGACCGATGCATCGGGAAGCCAAACCAGCGACATGGATCTTCATGTGGGTTATTACAGCAACCCCAACCCGACCGCCGGCCCCGCGGAGGCCGAAATATCCTGGGATACGGGCGATAATCTCATGGTGGGCTATAACAGCACGCGCTTCGGCGCCGCCACGGCGGTTCTTGATTTCGACGATTCACAGGGGAAGGGTCCGGAACATATCACGGTGACCGGGCTTCCGGCCGGTTACTACGTCATCGCCGTTGACAGCTTTGACCTGCATCTGGCCGCGAGCGTCGCGGTCAACACAAGCGTAACGATCGGAGGAAGCATCTACACGTTTCCCCCGCATACTTTTACCACGGCGGACCATGACGCGAGCGAACCTTCAACGAGCGTGCCCTCGGCCTGGTACCGTGTGACCGATCTGCAATGCCTATCGGACGGCCATTGCACCTTTGTAACGCCGAATCCCGATCTTCAAGTGGAAGACA
This Nitrospiria bacterium DNA region includes the following protein-coding sequences:
- a CDS encoding VPLPA-CTERM sorting domain-containing protein produces the protein MNYKTKLKQTVLGIFTLAVMFVAGFNGKALAVDINNGDLVLAVFGNNTEFIDNIGAATPLLTPGASTNFTIDSSTMSAIQGTNSPAWALIGFYYNPSTGDPTYLVAGSSQDASAYTAAQLSQVAPQNAWNTDAVWAALSSGDGLSSKLLPASDPNSFTSNFGTSGTLAGSFPVSMQTGLGGTLGIISADYSSDAIAQLGHATLTAGGLLTISGNAIAPVPIPAAMVLFGTGLVGLVGVARRNLMSV
- a CDS encoding response regulator transcription factor; protein product: MPKKVLIIEDDPDTSSLVAHYLKQEGYSVGTASDGVMGLKQVRKNSPDLLILDIILPHMDGFEVCKKLRQDAATSRLPILMLTALGEESDKVVGLELGTDDYVTKPFSPKELVARVKGLLRRYEHREIGTLSSFHKYGPLILDEARQSVKVNGQGVRLTAKEFALLAQLLKRKGRVLTRQMLLETVWGYESQVTTRTIEVHIYGLRQKIPFLTKAIQTVVSSGYKLLDEGNQGTV